A region from the Pseudomonas sp. KU26590 genome encodes:
- a CDS encoding GNAT family N-acetyltransferase, with protein MNAAHLRRVTPESFAHYRPGLVALLLDAVHHGASVGFMADLAAEEAATWWDGVKAEVEQGNVLLWVVAEEDQVLATVQLALCQKANGLNRAEVQKLLVLSQARRRGLATQLMTAVEQAAQQHQRGLLFLDTLAGSDAEDFYRALGYELSGLLPDYACNPDGEYKATAIYYKLLSRKSA; from the coding sequence ATGAATGCCGCCCACTTACGCCGCGTCACGCCAGAAAGCTTCGCGCATTACCGCCCAGGTTTGGTGGCGTTGCTGCTGGACGCCGTCCACCACGGGGCCTCGGTCGGGTTCATGGCCGATCTCGCCGCTGAAGAGGCGGCCACTTGGTGGGACGGCGTCAAGGCCGAGGTCGAGCAAGGCAATGTTCTGCTCTGGGTGGTGGCAGAGGAAGACCAGGTGCTGGCGACGGTGCAACTGGCGCTGTGCCAGAAGGCCAATGGCCTGAACCGCGCCGAGGTGCAGAAATTGCTGGTGCTCAGCCAGGCGCGCCGGCGCGGGCTGGCAACGCAGTTGATGACCGCCGTGGAACAGGCAGCGCAGCAGCATCAGCGCGGGCTGTTGTTTCTGGACACACTGGCGGGTTCCGATGCCGAAGATTTCTATCGCGCGCTGGGTTACGAGCTGTCTGGCTTGCTGCCGGACTACGCCTGCAACCCCGACGGCGAATACAAGGCCACGGCCATTTACTACAAGTTACTGTCGAGGAAGAGCGCATGA
- a CDS encoding urease subunit beta: MIPGEYQIQPGDIELNAGRRTITLSVANSGDRPIQVGSHFHFFETNDALTFDRAASRGMRLNIPAGTAVRFEPGQAREVELVDLAGLRRVFGFAGRVMGEL, translated from the coding sequence ATGATTCCTGGTGAATACCAGATCCAGCCCGGCGACATCGAGCTCAACGCCGGTCGCCGGACCATCACCCTTAGCGTCGCCAACAGCGGCGACCGGCCGATTCAGGTCGGCTCACACTTTCATTTTTTCGAAACCAACGACGCCCTGACCTTCGACCGCGCCGCCAGCCGGGGCATGCGCTTGAACATCCCGGCCGGCACCGCCGTGCGCTTCGAGCCGGGGCAGGCGCGGGAAGTGGAACTGGTGGACCTGGCCGGGTTGCGGCGGGTATTCGGGTTTGCCGGAAGAGTTATGGGTGAACTGTAA
- the ureC gene encoding urease subunit alpha has translation MKISRQAYADMFGPTVGDRVRLADTELWIEVEQDFTVYGEEVKFGGGKVIRDGMGQGQGVAAEVVDTLITNALIIDHWGIVKADVGLKDGRIAAIGKAGNPDIQPGVTIAIGAATEVIAGEGMILTAGGVDTHIHFICPQQIEEALMSGVTTMIGGGTGPATGTNATTVTPGKWHMMRMLQAAEAFPMNIGFTGKGNVSLPEPLIEQVKAGAIGLKLHEDWGTTPAAIDNCLSVADQYDVQVAIHTDTLNESGFVETTLAAFKNRTIHTYHTEGAGGGHAPDIIKACGFANVLPSSTNPTRPFTRNTIDEHLDMLMVCHHLDPSIAEDVAFAESRIRRETIAAEDILHDLGAFSMLSSDSQAMGRVGEVIMRTWQTADKMKRQRGPLPGDGEGNDNFRAKRYIAKYTINPAITHGISHEVGSVEVGKWADLVLWRPAFFGVKPTLILKGGSIAASLMGDANASIPTPQPVHYRPMFASYGSSLHASSLTFISQAAFDAGVPEQLGLKKQIGVVKGCRSVTKADLIHNDYLPNIDVDPQTYQVKADGVLLWCEPAEVLPMAQRYFLF, from the coding sequence ATGAAGATCAGCCGACAAGCCTACGCCGACATGTTCGGCCCCACTGTCGGCGACCGTGTGCGTCTGGCCGACACCGAGCTGTGGATCGAGGTCGAGCAGGATTTCACCGTCTATGGCGAGGAAGTGAAATTCGGTGGCGGCAAGGTCATTCGTGACGGCATGGGCCAGGGCCAGGGCGTTGCTGCCGAAGTCGTCGACACGCTGATCACCAACGCGCTGATCATCGATCACTGGGGCATCGTCAAAGCCGACGTCGGCCTCAAGGACGGGCGCATTGCGGCCATTGGCAAAGCCGGCAACCCCGACATTCAGCCCGGCGTGACCATCGCCATCGGCGCCGCGACTGAAGTCATCGCCGGCGAAGGCATGATCCTCACCGCCGGCGGCGTCGACACGCACATCCACTTCATCTGCCCGCAGCAGATCGAAGAAGCGCTGATGAGTGGCGTCACCACCATGATCGGCGGCGGCACCGGCCCGGCGACGGGCACCAACGCGACCACGGTCACGCCCGGCAAGTGGCACATGATGCGCATGTTGCAGGCCGCCGAAGCGTTCCCCATGAACATCGGCTTCACCGGCAAGGGCAACGTCAGCCTGCCCGAGCCGCTGATCGAACAGGTCAAGGCCGGTGCCATCGGCCTCAAGCTGCACGAAGACTGGGGCACCACGCCCGCAGCCATCGACAACTGCCTGAGCGTCGCCGATCAGTACGACGTTCAAGTGGCGATCCACACCGACACGCTGAACGAGTCGGGCTTCGTCGAAACCACCCTGGCGGCGTTCAAGAACCGCACCATTCACACCTACCACACCGAAGGCGCCGGCGGCGGCCATGCACCGGACATCATCAAGGCCTGCGGCTTCGCCAACGTGCTGCCAAGCTCGACCAACCCGACCCGGCCGTTCACCCGCAACACCATCGACGAGCACCTGGACATGCTGATGGTCTGCCATCACCTGGACCCAAGCATTGCCGAAGACGTCGCGTTCGCCGAGAGCCGCATCCGCCGCGAGACCATTGCTGCCGAGGACATCCTCCACGATCTGGGCGCGTTTTCGATGCTCAGCTCCGACAGCCAGGCCATGGGCCGCGTCGGCGAAGTGATCATGCGCACCTGGCAGACTGCCGACAAAATGAAACGCCAGCGCGGCCCGCTGCCCGGTGACGGAGAAGGCAACGACAACTTCCGCGCCAAACGCTACATCGCCAAATACACGATCAACCCGGCGATCACCCACGGCATCAGCCATGAAGTGGGGTCGGTGGAAGTGGGCAAATGGGCGGACCTGGTGCTCTGGCGCCCGGCCTTTTTCGGCGTGAAACCGACCCTCATCCTCAAGGGCGGCTCGATTGCCGCCAGCCTGATGGGCGACGCTAACGCCTCGATTCCGACCCCACAGCCGGTTCACTACCGGCCGATGTTCGCCAGCTACGGCAGCTCATTGCACGCCAGCAGCCTGACCTTCATCAGCCAGGCGGCCTTCGATGCAGGCGTGCCGGAACAACTGGGGCTCAAGAAACAGATCGGCGTGGTCAAGGGCTGCCGCAGCGTGACCAAGGCCGACCTCATCCACAACGACTACTTGCCGAACATCGACGTGGACCCGCAGACCTATCAGGTGAAGGCCGACGGTGTGCTGTTGTGGTGCGAGCCGGCCGAGGTCCTGCCGATGGCGCAGCGGTATTTTCTGTTTTAA
- a CDS encoding sensor histidine kinase, whose protein sequence is MRLSDFIVQNVDRIVDEWERFAATLTPAAAQMSSVELRDHAEAILLAAARDMNTAQTKAERLAKAQGEDIGKTPTLDQAAASHGALRHVVGFDLVQMTSEFRHLRATVVRFWAESQTEPQSSHLTDMIRFNEAIDEALAESTAAYADRVTRSRDIFLAILGHDLRAPLQAIGMSSEVLMRKTTLADADLAYIKRIKSSGLLMGTMINDLLEFVRSRLGVTLPVERKPMEMTLACREAIDAATAGQPDCNAVFTSTGDTRGEWDHTRIAQMLQNLIGNALQHGAATRRVSVTLTGSENHVSLSVNNGGEPIAEEAIGSIFDPLVRSANEKAGVHNTSTSLGLGLFIVKEVVSAHGGSITVVSNVGDGTTFTVELPKKG, encoded by the coding sequence ATGCGTCTTTCGGACTTCATCGTTCAGAACGTGGATCGCATCGTCGATGAGTGGGAACGGTTTGCTGCCACGCTGACGCCCGCAGCTGCCCAGATGAGTTCAGTCGAGCTGCGCGACCACGCTGAGGCGATCCTGCTGGCGGCTGCGCGTGACATGAACACCGCCCAGACCAAAGCCGAGCGCCTCGCCAAGGCTCAGGGCGAAGACATCGGCAAGACACCGACACTCGATCAGGCCGCTGCCAGTCATGGCGCGCTGCGGCATGTCGTCGGGTTTGATCTGGTGCAGATGACTTCAGAGTTTCGCCACCTTCGGGCCACGGTCGTGCGCTTCTGGGCTGAAAGCCAGACAGAACCCCAGTCCAGTCACCTCACCGACATGATTCGCTTCAACGAAGCCATCGATGAAGCGCTGGCCGAGTCGACGGCCGCCTACGCCGATCGCGTGACGCGCTCCCGCGACATCTTTCTCGCCATTCTCGGTCACGACCTGCGCGCGCCCTTGCAGGCCATTGGTATGTCGTCCGAAGTGCTCATGCGCAAGACCACGCTGGCAGACGCCGATCTTGCGTACATCAAGCGCATCAAAAGCAGCGGCCTGCTGATGGGCACGATGATCAACGATCTGCTGGAATTCGTCCGCAGTCGTCTGGGCGTGACGCTGCCGGTAGAGCGCAAGCCGATGGAGATGACCCTCGCCTGCCGCGAAGCCATCGACGCGGCTACGGCAGGACAGCCCGATTGCAATGCAGTGTTCACCAGCACCGGGGACACACGAGGCGAGTGGGATCACACACGCATCGCGCAAATGCTGCAAAACCTCATTGGCAATGCCTTGCAACATGGCGCCGCGACGCGTCGGGTCAGCGTGACGCTTACCGGCAGCGAAAACCATGTGAGCCTCTCGGTGAATAACGGCGGCGAGCCTATCGCCGAGGAAGCCATCGGCAGCATCTTCGACCCGCTGGTGCGCTCGGCCAACGAAAAGGCCGGCGTTCATAACACGTCCACCAGTCTTGGCCTGGGTCTGTTCATCGTGAAGGAAGTGGTGAGTGCACATGGCGGCAGCATCACGGTGGTATCCAACGTAGGGGACGGCACGACGTTTACCGTGGAATTGCCGAAGAAAGGCTAG
- a CDS encoding chaperone modulator CbpM, with amino-acid sequence MSDTLVIDMQEFCQVVDMPAAFVIEIVEHGILEPQGRQPDDWLFDSAALSIARRAVKLHHELQLEWDGVALALSLLEELERVRAENRLLRQRLGRFLD; translated from the coding sequence ATGAGCGACACCCTGGTCATAGACATGCAGGAGTTCTGTCAGGTGGTCGATATGCCGGCCGCCTTCGTCATCGAGATTGTCGAGCACGGCATTCTCGAACCCCAGGGAAGGCAGCCGGACGACTGGCTATTCGACAGTGCAGCGCTGTCGATTGCCAGGCGTGCAGTGAAATTGCATCACGAATTGCAGCTGGAATGGGACGGCGTCGCCCTGGCGCTTAGCCTGCTCGAAGAGCTTGAGCGCGTGAGAGCAGAAAACCGCCTGCTCAGGCAGCGGTTGGGACGGTTTCTGGACTGA
- the cbpA gene encoding curved DNA-binding protein has translation MDFKDYYKILGVEPTADEKTIKTAYRKLARKYHPDVSKEPGAEDKFKEASEAYEALSDPEKRAEYDEIRKYGSQGRFQPPPGWQGRGGAGAGAGQGYGAGDFENGDFSDFFSSIFGNRGGQQGGRAQSPGRRGQDVEMELAVFLEETLSTESKQISFNVPQHSASGQRMADITKTLNVKIPAGVTDGERIRLKGQGAPGVGGGEKGDLYLIIRLAPHPMFDVEGHDLIITVPIAPWEAALGTKVAVPTLTGKINLTLRPDSQNGQRLRVKGNGLLNKQGQRGDLYAQLKIVMPKSTDEATKALWEKLAEQAAFDPRAQWSN, from the coding sequence ATGGACTTCAAAGACTATTACAAGATCCTTGGCGTAGAGCCGACGGCGGACGAGAAGACAATCAAGACCGCCTATCGCAAACTCGCGCGCAAGTATCACCCCGACGTCAGCAAAGAGCCTGGCGCGGAAGACAAATTCAAAGAGGCGTCCGAGGCGTATGAAGCGCTAAGCGACCCGGAGAAACGCGCCGAATACGACGAGATCCGCAAATACGGCAGTCAGGGCCGGTTCCAGCCGCCGCCTGGCTGGCAGGGCCGTGGCGGCGCGGGCGCGGGCGCGGGGCAGGGCTATGGTGCCGGTGACTTCGAGAACGGCGACTTCTCCGACTTCTTCAGCTCTATCTTCGGCAATCGTGGTGGTCAGCAAGGCGGTCGGGCGCAGAGCCCGGGGCGTCGAGGGCAGGACGTGGAGATGGAACTGGCGGTGTTTCTGGAGGAGACTCTTTCCACCGAATCCAAACAGATCAGCTTCAACGTCCCGCAACACAGCGCCAGCGGCCAGCGCATGGCGGACATCACCAAGACGCTGAATGTGAAGATCCCGGCGGGTGTCACCGATGGCGAGCGCATTCGCCTCAAGGGGCAGGGCGCTCCCGGCGTGGGCGGTGGCGAGAAGGGCGATCTGTATTTGATCATCCGTCTGGCGCCGCACCCGATGTTCGACGTTGAGGGCCATGACCTGATCATCACGGTGCCAATCGCGCCGTGGGAAGCAGCCCTCGGTACCAAGGTCGCCGTCCCGACGCTGACGGGCAAGATCAACCTGACCCTCCGTCCTGACAGTCAGAACGGGCAGCGGCTGCGAGTCAAAGGCAATGGCCTGTTGAACAAACAGGGCCAGCGCGGCGATCTGTACGCACAACTGAAAATCGTCATGCCCAAATCCACCGATGAGGCTACCAAGGCGCTGTGGGAGAAGCTGGCCGAGCAGGCCGCGTTCGATCCGAGGGCTCAATGGAGTAACTGA
- a CDS encoding Hsp70 family protein — translation MSTPSPARALGIDFGTSNSTVGWLRPGAETLIALEDGKITLPSVVFFNIEERRPVYGRLALHEYLEGYEGRLMRSLKSLLGSKLIKHDTSVLGTAMPFKDLLGLFIGELKKRAEAAAGHSFEQVVLGRPVHFVDDDAAADQEAEDTLADVARKIGFKDVSFQFEPIAAAFDYESTLDREELVLIVDIGGGTSDFSLVRLSPERRLINDRHSDILATGGVHIGGTDFDKQLSLQGVMPLFGYGSRMKSGAYMPTSTHMNLATWHTINSVYSQKSQLALGSMRYDIEDTQGIDRLFKLIDQRAGHWLAMEVEETKIQLTQADNRLVPMDRVEPGLSVDLTRQLFESSIDALLERVRGSVTNLLNQAGVGVTDVDTVFFTGGSSGIPALRNSVAAMLPKARHVEGNIFGSIGSGLAIEAKKRYG, via the coding sequence ATGAGCACTCCATCCCCGGCCCGTGCCCTTGGTATTGACTTCGGCACGTCCAACTCCACGGTCGGCTGGCTGCGTCCCGGAGCGGAAACGCTGATCGCGCTGGAGGACGGCAAGATCACGCTGCCTTCGGTGGTGTTTTTCAACATCGAAGAGCGCCGCCCGGTCTACGGTCGCCTCGCCCTTCACGAATACCTTGAGGGCTACGAAGGCCGGCTGATGCGCTCGCTCAAGAGCCTGCTGGGTTCCAAGCTGATCAAGCACGACACCAGCGTGCTCGGTACGGCGATGCCGTTCAAGGACCTGCTCGGGCTGTTCATCGGCGAACTTAAAAAGCGTGCCGAAGCCGCCGCCGGTCATTCCTTCGAGCAAGTGGTGCTGGGCCGCCCGGTGCATTTCGTCGATGACGACGCTGCCGCCGATCAGGAGGCTGAAGACACGCTGGCCGACGTGGCGCGCAAGATCGGCTTCAAGGACGTGTCCTTTCAGTTCGAGCCCATCGCAGCGGCGTTCGACTACGAGTCGACCCTGGACCGTGAAGAGCTGGTGCTGATCGTCGACATCGGCGGCGGTACGTCGGACTTCTCGCTGGTGCGTCTGTCGCCGGAGCGCCGTCTGATCAATGACCGCCACAGCGACATTCTTGCTACCGGTGGCGTGCACATCGGCGGTACCGACTTCGACAAGCAGCTGAGCCTGCAGGGCGTGATGCCGCTGTTTGGCTATGGCAGCCGGATGAAAAGCGGCGCGTACATGCCGACCAGCACGCACATGAACCTGGCGACCTGGCACACGATCAACTCGGTGTATTCGCAAAAGTCGCAACTGGCGCTGGGCAGCATGCGCTACGACATCGAAGACACCCAGGGCATTGATCGGCTGTTCAAGTTGATTGATCAACGCGCTGGCCACTGGCTGGCGATGGAAGTCGAAGAGACGAAGATCCAGCTGACTCAGGCGGATAATCGCCTGGTGCCGATGGACCGCGTCGAGCCTGGCCTGAGTGTCGATCTGACCCGCCAGTTGTTCGAATCGTCCATTGATGCGTTGCTCGAACGCGTGCGCGGCAGTGTCACTAACCTGTTGAATCAGGCAGGCGTTGGCGTGACCGATGTCGATACCGTGTTCTTCACCGGTGGATCGAGCGGCATCCCGGCCCTGCGCAACAGCGTCGCCGCCATGTTGCCCAAGGCCCGACACGTTGAAGGCAACATCTTCGGCAGCATCGGCAGCGGCCTGGCGATCGAAGCGAAAAAGCGCTACGGCTGA
- a CDS encoding AI-2E family transporter: MPTFTPRQVYLASCILVFGGLLLVLPLNLLPSLLAGLLVYELVDMLTPQLQRLIAGERARWLAVALLGTLVVTVLALLFAGAISFLLHEAENPGASLDKFMILVDRARGQLPPFIDNYLPASATEFQVSLSAWLTKHLGELQLLGKGAAHMFVTLLIGMVLGAIIALQRIPDVTKRKPLAAALFERLHLLSQAFRNIVFAQIKISLLNTAFTSIFLAVILPLCGVHLPLTKTLIVLTFLLGLLPVVGNLMSNTLIFIVGMSLSIWVAMAALGYLIVIHKVEYFLNARIVGGQISAKSWELLLAMLIFEAAFGLPGVVAGPIYYAYLKSELRRAELV, encoded by the coding sequence ATGCCAACGTTTACGCCCCGTCAAGTCTATCTGGCCAGTTGCATTCTCGTGTTCGGCGGGCTGCTGCTGGTGCTGCCGCTCAACCTTCTGCCCAGTCTGCTGGCGGGTCTGCTGGTGTATGAGTTGGTCGACATGCTCACGCCGCAGCTGCAACGGTTGATTGCCGGCGAGCGTGCGCGGTGGCTGGCGGTGGCGTTGCTGGGGACGCTTGTGGTGACTGTTTTGGCGCTGCTGTTTGCCGGCGCGATCAGTTTCCTGCTGCACGAGGCGGAAAACCCCGGCGCGTCGCTGGATAAATTCATGATTCTGGTGGACCGCGCCCGTGGTCAGTTACCGCCCTTCATCGACAACTACCTGCCGGCCAGCGCCACCGAGTTTCAGGTGTCGCTCAGCGCCTGGCTGACCAAGCACCTGGGCGAGCTGCAACTGCTCGGCAAGGGCGCGGCGCACATGTTCGTGACCTTGCTGATCGGCATGGTGCTGGGCGCGATCATCGCCCTGCAGCGCATCCCCGATGTCACCAAGCGCAAGCCCTTGGCGGCGGCGCTGTTCGAGCGCCTGCACCTGCTGAGTCAGGCCTTTCGCAATATCGTCTTCGCGCAGATCAAGATCTCGCTGCTGAACACGGCGTTCACTTCTATATTCCTGGCGGTGATCCTGCCGTTGTGTGGCGTGCACCTGCCGCTGACCAAAACCCTGATCGTACTGACCTTCCTGCTGGGCTTGCTTCCGGTGGTCGGCAACCTGATGTCCAACACGCTGATCTTCATCGTCGGCATGTCGTTGTCGATCTGGGTGGCGATGGCGGCGTTGGGGTATCTGATCGTGATCCACAAGGTCGAGTACTTCCTCAACGCACGTATCGTCGGCGGGCAGATCAGCGCCAAGTCGTGGGAATTGCTGCTGGCGATGCTCATCTTCGAAGCCGCCTTCGGCCTGCCGGGTGTCGTGGCAGGGCCGATTTATTACGCGTACCTGAAGAGCGAACTGCGCCGGGCGGAGTTGGTGTAG
- a CDS encoding PsiF family protein: MTMLRIPLLVMGLLLSAQGFAATAQQNKMTTCNADASAKTLKGDERKAFISTCLKAAPAPAATQQEKMKTCNATAGTQALKGDARKAFMSDCLKKK, translated from the coding sequence ATGACGATGCTGCGTATTCCTCTGCTGGTAATGGGCTTGCTGTTGAGCGCCCAGGGTTTTGCTGCCACTGCGCAACAAAACAAAATGACCACCTGCAACGCCGATGCCTCGGCGAAAACCCTGAAGGGCGATGAGCGCAAGGCGTTCATCAGCACCTGCCTGAAGGCCGCGCCTGCGCCTGCCGCCACTCAGCAGGAAAAGATGAAAACCTGCAACGCCACGGCCGGCACCCAGGCGCTCAAGGGCGATGCGCGCAAGGCCTTCATGAGCGATTGTCTTAAAAAGAAATAA
- a CDS encoding DMT family transporter, with product MQYLYPLLTVMIWAGNNVITKAAAGRIFPAEIGFYRWLLAGLLFTPFLLGPVLRNRAQIKPIIGKVVVLGVLGMAVYQSLAYYAANITTATNMGIILSLVPVMTLGMSIASLGTRLTAGALVGAIVSFAGVLGVVSQGSWSLLIAHGINIGDVMMLVATLAYATYSTLLKKWQLRMPPLQLLYLQILVAIIALFPLFVISPKTGLNASNIPLVLYACIPTSMLAPLLWMKAISILGPSRTTLFFNLVPILTALVAALALGEQLASYHFIGGALTLGGVILAERWTTPLRKAAIR from the coding sequence ATGCAATACCTTTATCCACTGCTCACCGTCATGATCTGGGCCGGCAACAACGTCATCACCAAGGCAGCGGCCGGGCGTATTTTCCCGGCCGAGATCGGTTTCTATCGCTGGTTGCTGGCGGGTTTGCTGTTCACGCCATTCCTGCTCGGCCCCGTGCTGCGCAACCGGGCGCAGATCAAACCCATCATCGGCAAGGTCGTGGTGCTGGGCGTGCTGGGGATGGCGGTTTATCAAAGCCTGGCGTACTACGCGGCGAACATTACGACGGCCACCAACATGGGCATCATTCTGTCGCTGGTGCCGGTGATGACCCTGGGCATGTCGATCGCCAGCCTTGGTACCCGGCTGACCGCAGGCGCGCTGGTTGGCGCAATCGTGTCGTTTGCGGGCGTGTTGGGGGTGGTGTCCCAAGGGAGCTGGAGTTTGCTGATTGCCCATGGCATCAACATCGGCGACGTCATGATGCTCGTCGCGACACTGGCGTATGCGACCTACAGCACGCTGCTGAAGAAATGGCAGTTGCGCATGCCGCCATTGCAGCTGCTCTATCTGCAGATTCTGGTGGCGATCATTGCGCTGTTTCCGCTGTTTGTGATTTCACCGAAGACCGGCCTGAACGCGAGCAACATTCCGTTGGTGCTCTACGCGTGCATACCGACTTCAATGCTCGCGCCGCTGCTGTGGATGAAAGCAATTTCCATCCTGGGGCCAAGCCGTACCACGTTGTTTTTCAACCTGGTGCCGATCCTGACGGCGCTGGTTGCCGCGCTCGCACTGGGCGAGCAGCTGGCGTCCTATCACTTCATCGGCGGAGCCCTGACGCTGGGCGGGGTGATCCTGGCAGAACGCTGGACCACACCGCTGCGCAAGGCCGCGATCCGTTAA